The following proteins are encoded in a genomic region of Paenibacillus sp. FSL R7-0273:
- a CDS encoding DUF1349 domain-containing protein has product MKKVDWQAGIWSNEPHSVADQNGKLIVQAVEGSDYWQKTMYGFQHNNGHALLSAWEEGTAVEVSFAAGSLTELYDQAGIMLWHSPLQWIKAGIEINDGVPHAGAVVTDQYSDWSLSPVPEWAGRTITIRASRLKDAVIIRARTDGHPWRTLRVARFPYTSQVQAGPMLCAPTRPGLRVEFTGWVITEPDTDVHDEPPGE; this is encoded by the coding sequence ATGAAAAAGGTGGACTGGCAGGCTGGCATCTGGAGTAATGAACCACATTCTGTAGCGGACCAGAACGGTAAGCTGATTGTTCAGGCAGTGGAGGGCAGTGATTACTGGCAGAAAACGATGTACGGATTCCAGCATAATAACGGGCATGCGCTGCTCTCGGCATGGGAAGAAGGGACCGCAGTGGAGGTCAGCTTTGCTGCGGGAAGCCTTACCGAGCTGTACGATCAGGCAGGCATAATGCTGTGGCACAGCCCGCTGCAGTGGATTAAGGCCGGGATCGAAATCAATGACGGCGTGCCGCATGCAGGCGCTGTTGTGACGGATCAATATTCAGACTGGTCTCTGTCACCTGTACCGGAATGGGCCGGCCGGACCATTACGATCCGTGCCTCACGCCTGAAGGATGCGGTAATTATCAGAGCCAGAACCGACGGGCACCCCTGGCGTACGCTCAGGGTCGCCAGATTTCCCTATACGTCCCAGGTACAGGCCGGCCCGATGCTCTGTGCCCCGACCAGACCCGGACTGAGGGTGGAGTTCACCGGCTGGGTGATAACAGAGCCGGATACGGATGTTCATGATGAGCCGCCGGGAGAATAG
- a CDS encoding thiamine pyrophosphate-dependent enzyme, which yields MAIDYEKEIGSSKVEQKFLYESGNEMAAYAAHQINYHVMGYFPISPSTEVAQFLDTMKASGQHDIMLVPSDGEHSSAGICYGASTAGGRVFNATSAQGYMFMLEQLPVQAGTRMPMVMNLVCRSISGPLNIHGDHSDLYFALNTGWPILMCRDPQSVYDMNLMALKLAEHAKVRLPVMVASDGYFTSHQKRRVQAFAHREDVHKFVGEQPPAGFTDTLDRNNPVTVGPYMNEPDYINNRYQQSVAMYNAGEVFEEIAQEFAELTGRRYEMIEQYRMDDADVAVFLMNSASEIIKDVVDQLRLQGIKAGAISPNMIRPFPQKQIAEALKNVKAITVGDRADSVGGHGGNMVNEIKAALFTYGNTTTKVISRIYGLGGKDFYAEDGHHFFQLAMDAVVADRVEVPFDYYGHNPGEPDKAPKRLLKPMDFDALKSGLITVTKNEETGKLAVKVPPVRSLMKKPRRLSPGHGACPGCGIFSGLELFFRGIEGDIVALYHTGCAMVTTTGYPYSSHKSTFIHNLFQNGAATLSGVVEMFWERKRRGELDGLGLKEDFTFVMVTGDGGMDIGMGPAIGAALRGHKMIIVEYDNEGYMNTGAQQSYSTPLGHRTSTSSIGKTQQGKVTQHKDTAQIMAATNIPYVFTGCEAYPQDLLKKAAKAQWYAQNEGLVYGKILIACPLNWMSDDKEGTNIVSLAVESCFFPLYEVEQGVTNITYNPEDKNKRVEVSAWLKTMGKTRHLLKPENEPALRSFEGEVQRRWSKLKAKHEHPDL from the coding sequence ATGGCTATTGATTATGAAAAAGAAATAGGCTCTTCCAAGGTAGAGCAGAAATTCCTCTATGAATCAGGCAATGAAATGGCAGCTTATGCTGCGCACCAGATCAATTATCATGTTATGGGATACTTCCCGATCTCGCCGTCGACCGAGGTAGCCCAGTTCCTCGATACAATGAAGGCGAGCGGGCAGCACGATATTATGCTTGTGCCATCAGACGGTGAACACAGCTCGGCGGGGATCTGCTACGGTGCCTCGACTGCGGGCGGACGCGTATTCAACGCAACCAGCGCACAAGGCTACATGTTCATGCTGGAGCAGCTGCCCGTACAGGCAGGTACGCGTATGCCTATGGTTATGAACCTGGTCTGCCGTTCGATCTCAGGCCCGCTGAATATTCACGGTGATCACTCCGATTTGTATTTTGCACTCAATACCGGCTGGCCGATTCTGATGTGCCGTGACCCGCAATCGGTCTACGACATGAATCTGATGGCACTGAAGCTGGCAGAACATGCGAAGGTCCGTCTTCCGGTAATGGTTGCTTCCGACGGATATTTCACCTCACACCAGAAGCGCCGTGTGCAGGCTTTTGCACACCGTGAGGATGTACACAAATTCGTAGGCGAACAGCCGCCGGCAGGCTTTACAGATACGCTTGACCGCAACAACCCGGTTACCGTCGGTCCTTACATGAATGAGCCGGATTATATTAACAACCGTTACCAGCAGTCTGTAGCAATGTATAATGCCGGTGAGGTGTTTGAAGAGATTGCCCAGGAATTTGCTGAGCTGACCGGCCGCCGCTATGAGATGATCGAGCAGTACCGGATGGATGATGCTGATGTTGCCGTCTTCCTGATGAACTCGGCGTCCGAGATCATCAAGGATGTCGTTGACCAGCTGCGTCTGCAGGGCATTAAGGCCGGAGCGATTTCACCGAATATGATCCGCCCGTTCCCGCAGAAGCAGATTGCCGAAGCATTGAAGAATGTGAAAGCTATTACTGTCGGTGACCGTGCTGACTCCGTCGGCGGACACGGCGGTAACATGGTTAATGAAATCAAGGCAGCCCTGTTCACCTATGGCAATACAACAACCAAGGTAATCAGCCGGATTTACGGCCTGGGCGGTAAGGACTTCTACGCTGAGGACGGCCATCACTTCTTCCAGCTGGCTATGGATGCAGTTGTTGCCGACCGTGTGGAAGTGCCCTTCGATTACTACGGTCACAATCCGGGCGAGCCGGACAAAGCGCCTAAGCGCCTGCTGAAGCCGATGGATTTCGACGCATTGAAATCAGGCCTGATCACGGTCACCAAGAATGAAGAAACCGGCAAGCTGGCCGTTAAGGTTCCGCCTGTACGCAGTCTGATGAAGAAGCCGAGACGTCTGTCACCGGGTCACGGCGCATGTCCGGGCTGCGGTATTTTCTCCGGTCTTGAGCTGTTCTTCAGAGGCATTGAAGGGGATATCGTTGCGCTGTACCATACAGGCTGCGCCATGGTTACAACGACAGGTTATCCGTATTCCTCCCATAAATCGACGTTCATCCACAATCTGTTCCAGAACGGTGCGGCTACACTGTCCGGTGTAGTAGAGATGTTCTGGGAACGCAAACGCCGCGGCGAGCTGGACGGACTGGGTCTGAAAGAGGACTTTACCTTCGTAATGGTTACCGGCGACGGCGGTATGGATATCGGTATGGGGCCTGCAATCGGTGCCGCCCTGCGCGGACACAAAATGATTATCGTCGAGTATGATAACGAAGGCTATATGAACACCGGAGCCCAGCAGTCCTATTCGACTCCGCTAGGTCACCGTACTTCGACTTCGAGCATCGGCAAAACCCAGCAGGGTAAGGTTACACAGCACAAGGATACTGCCCAGATTATGGCGGCTACCAACATTCCTTATGTGTTCACCGGCTGTGAGGCTTACCCGCAGGATCTGCTCAAGAAAGCAGCGAAGGCACAGTGGTATGCACAGAATGAAGGTCTGGTCTACGGCAAGATTCTGATCGCCTGCCCGCTGAACTGGATGAGCGATGACAAGGAAGGGACTAATATTGTATCCCTGGCTGTCGAATCCTGTTTCTTCCCGCTGTATGAGGTGGAGCAGGGTGTTACCAATATCACCTACAATCCTGAAGACAAGAATAAGCGGGTAGAAGTATCTGCCTGGCTGAAGACGATGGGTAAAACCCGCCATCTGCTCAAGCCTGAGAATGAGCCTGCCCTGCGCAGCTTTGAGGGCGAGGTTCAGCGCCGCTGGAGCAAGCTAAAAGCCAAGCATGAGCACCCTGATTTGTAA
- a CDS encoding 2-oxoacid:acceptor oxidoreductase family protein yields the protein MVQLPKVNSLGFFEIRLESIGGLGANLAGKMLAEAGVVGAGLNGVSFSSYGSEKKGSAVKAHIRFCDLNTHIRDTSPVERPHVVGVFHEALAKTVNVTSGISEDSTVLVNSARTPEELRELLKLKGGTIAVIDATSIALKEKNRVNMAMLGALFRLCPFLDTETMKGVIEKSLGKKYPQAVQSAITTFERGYNEVKFMHFELPEGEVMPEYVRSDISPLGYETQPMGGSIVNPGNSFLKNLSISRSGMIPAYENESCINCAQCDTVCPDQCFVWEERLDRKGRSQMFLLGIDYQYCKGCLKCVGACPTSALSIIREQEGYADSHTVHHTFDLVSQL from the coding sequence GTGGTACAACTACCAAAAGTCAACAGCCTGGGATTCTTTGAAATCCGGCTGGAATCCATCGGAGGGCTAGGGGCAAACCTGGCTGGTAAGATGCTAGCAGAAGCAGGTGTAGTAGGCGCGGGACTGAACGGCGTGAGCTTCTCATCCTATGGCTCAGAGAAAAAAGGCTCAGCTGTAAAAGCCCATATCCGGTTCTGCGATCTGAATACGCATATCCGTGATACTTCTCCGGTAGAGCGCCCGCATGTGGTCGGCGTATTCCATGAAGCACTTGCCAAGACCGTCAACGTTACCAGCGGAATCAGTGAGGACAGCACCGTTCTTGTGAACTCGGCCAGGACGCCGGAAGAACTCAGAGAATTGCTGAAGCTGAAGGGCGGAACGATTGCAGTCATTGATGCGACCAGCATTGCGCTGAAAGAGAAGAATCGCGTAAATATGGCGATGCTCGGCGCGCTGTTCCGGCTCTGCCCGTTCCTTGACACCGAAACGATGAAGGGCGTTATCGAGAAATCGCTCGGGAAGAAATATCCGCAGGCAGTGCAATCAGCAATCACTACCTTTGAGCGCGGCTACAATGAAGTGAAGTTTATGCACTTCGAGCTGCCTGAGGGAGAGGTCATGCCTGAGTATGTTCGCTCTGACATCTCTCCGCTTGGTTATGAAACTCAGCCGATGGGCGGATCGATTGTCAATCCCGGCAACAGCTTCCTGAAGAATCTCAGTATTTCCCGTTCCGGCATGATTCCGGCTTATGAGAACGAGTCCTGTATCAACTGTGCACAGTGCGATACCGTCTGTCCGGACCAGTGCTTTGTCTGGGAAGAACGGCTTGACCGCAAGGGGCGTTCGCAGATGTTCCTGCTGGGTATCGATTACCAGTACTGCAAAGGCTGCCTGAAATGCGTCGGCGCCTGCCCGACCTCGGCCCTGTCCATCATCCGTGAGCAGGAAGGCTATGCGGACAGCCATACGGTGCATCATACGTTTGATTTGGTCTCGCAATTATAA
- a CDS encoding glycosyl hydrolase family 8: MLPAGSALAAVNKPFPQHTVYTSGTIKPNHVTQASMDNAVKTKWNEWKAAYLKPAGTGKYYVKYNSDGETASEAHGYGMLFTVLMAGYDANAQTYFNGLYQYYTAHPSSINPYLMSWKQNSSFQNIEGEDSATDGDMDIAFALLLADRQWGSTGTVNYLAAAGNIIGAIMDNEINQTQWTIRLGDWGNSGSYNTATRPSDFMLGHLKAFKTASGDARWGNVTDKTYSIINSLYTGYSASTGLLPDFVIYSGGAYNPAAAGFLEDANDGNYNYNSCRTPWRIATDYLITGDNRAISQLTQLNSWIKTKVSSSPGSIKDGYKLNGTTFGSYNSGAFYAPFGVSAMISSSNQSWLNSLWSHTAGSAAEDYYEDSIKLFSMIVMSGNWWTY, encoded by the coding sequence ATGCTGCCGGCCGGCTCCGCACTGGCTGCGGTCAATAAACCGTTCCCGCAGCATACCGTCTATACAAGCGGCACGATCAAGCCGAACCATGTCACGCAGGCAAGTATGGACAATGCCGTTAAGACAAAGTGGAATGAGTGGAAGGCGGCTTATCTGAAGCCCGCCGGCACGGGTAAATATTATGTGAAATATAATTCGGACGGGGAAACCGCATCCGAGGCCCATGGCTACGGGATGCTCTTCACTGTGCTAATGGCGGGATATGATGCCAACGCGCAGACTTATTTCAATGGACTCTATCAATATTACACCGCTCATCCCAGCTCCATTAACCCGTATCTGATGTCCTGGAAGCAGAACAGCAGCTTTCAGAATATTGAGGGGGAGGACTCCGCAACGGATGGCGATATGGATATTGCCTTTGCCCTTCTTCTTGCCGACCGGCAGTGGGGCAGCACCGGCACTGTAAACTATCTGGCGGCTGCCGGCAATATCATTGGAGCCATCATGGACAATGAGATTAATCAGACGCAGTGGACGATCCGTTTGGGCGACTGGGGCAACAGCGGCTCTTATAATACAGCGACTAGACCTTCGGACTTTATGCTGGGTCATCTGAAGGCCTTCAAGACGGCTTCCGGGGACGCACGCTGGGGAAATGTGACCGACAAGACCTATTCCATTATTAACAGCCTGTATACTGGCTACAGTGCCTCTACGGGCCTGCTGCCGGATTTCGTTATTTATTCGGGAGGTGCCTATAACCCGGCTGCAGCCGGGTTTCTGGAGGATGCCAATGACGGGAATTACAATTATAATTCCTGCCGGACACCTTGGAGGATTGCGACGGACTATCTGATCACCGGCGATAACCGTGCAATCAGCCAGCTTACCCAGCTTAACAGCTGGATCAAGACAAAGGTAAGCAGCTCGCCTGGAAGCATCAAGGACGGCTATAAGCTGAACGGTACAACATTCGGAAGCTATAACAGCGGAGCTTTTTACGCCCCCTTTGGCGTCAGTGCGATGATTTCTTCATCTAATCAGAGCTGGCTGAACTCGCTATGGAGCCATACAGCCGGCAGCGCGGCGGAGGATTATTATGAGGACAGCATCAAGCTGTTTTCGATGATCGTAATGTCGGGCAACTGGTGGACGTACTAG
- a CDS encoding nicotinate phosphoribosyltransferase, whose amino-acid sequence MQNKTGLGDEDLRRELALHTDKYQINMMYAHWVNGTHKRKAVFEGYFRKLPFGNGFAVFAGLERIVQYIRDLRFTEDDVRYLSEQEENYAPAFLEELLQFHFKGNIHAMKEGALVFPDEPLVRVEGTIMEAQLVETAILNFMNYQTLIATKASRIKQVAPNDTLLEFGTRRAQEADAAVWGARAAYIGGFHATSNMLAGRMFGIPTKGTHAHSWVQSFSSEQEAFDAYAKVMPDGVTLLVDTFDTLRSGVPHAINTAKKLEAQGKKMNGIRLDSGDLAYLSQQARKMLDEAGLDYVKIVASNDLDENTIMDLKLQGAAIDTWGVGTQLITAADQPSLGGVYKLVEIESATGEMIPTIKISSNPEKVSTPGKKDVFRIVGANGKAMADYINFPDEAAPLNGARIKLFNPLHPYLRKNVDKYEALPMLEPIFVNGFQVYSLPTLEEIRRYHEQQLDLFWPEYLRKLNPEVYRVNLSEQVWNRKQQLIAEHMQLDNE is encoded by the coding sequence ATGCAGAATAAGACAGGTCTAGGAGATGAGGATTTGAGGAGAGAGCTTGCTCTACATACAGACAAATATCAGATTAATATGATGTACGCCCATTGGGTGAACGGTACCCATAAGCGCAAAGCGGTATTCGAGGGTTATTTCCGCAAGCTGCCGTTTGGCAACGGCTTTGCTGTCTTTGCCGGACTGGAGCGGATTGTCCAATATATCAGGGACCTGCGTTTTACGGAGGATGATGTCCGTTACCTCTCGGAGCAGGAAGAGAATTATGCGCCGGCCTTTCTGGAGGAGCTGCTGCAGTTTCATTTCAAGGGCAATATCCATGCGATGAAGGAAGGGGCGCTTGTCTTCCCGGATGAGCCGCTGGTACGCGTTGAAGGCACCATTATGGAGGCCCAGCTCGTCGAAACGGCGATCCTGAACTTTATGAACTATCAGACCCTGATCGCTACGAAGGCTTCACGGATCAAGCAGGTGGCTCCTAACGACACTCTGCTGGAGTTTGGTACCCGTAGGGCGCAGGAGGCAGATGCGGCAGTGTGGGGCGCACGGGCGGCTTACATCGGCGGATTCCATGCCACCTCAAATATGCTGGCCGGCCGGATGTTCGGCATCCCGACCAAGGGCACGCATGCCCATTCCTGGGTGCAGAGCTTCAGCAGCGAGCAGGAGGCCTTTGATGCTTATGCCAAGGTGATGCCGGACGGCGTTACGCTGCTGGTCGACACCTTTGATACGCTGCGCAGCGGGGTGCCGCATGCGATCAATACGGCCAAGAAGCTGGAGGCCCAGGGCAAGAAGATGAACGGCATCCGGCTGGACAGCGGCGATTTGGCTTACCTGTCGCAGCAGGCCCGCAAGATGCTGGACGAAGCCGGGCTGGACTACGTGAAGATTGTAGCCTCCAATGATCTGGACGAGAACACGATCATGGACCTTAAGCTGCAGGGTGCGGCAATCGATACCTGGGGCGTCGGCACGCAGCTGATTACAGCTGCCGACCAGCCTTCCCTGGGCGGCGTGTATAAGCTGGTAGAGATTGAGTCAGCTACCGGTGAGATGATCCCGACGATCAAGATCTCCTCCAATCCCGAGAAGGTCTCTACCCCGGGTAAAAAGGATGTATTCCGCATTGTCGGCGCAAACGGCAAGGCGATGGCTGACTACATTAACTTCCCTGATGAGGCTGCCCCGCTTAACGGCGCCCGCATCAAGCTGTTCAACCCGCTGCATCCGTATCTGCGCAAGAATGTCGACAAGTATGAGGCGCTGCCGATGCTGGAGCCGATTTTTGTGAACGGGTTCCAGGTGTACTCCCTGCCGACACTAGAGGAGATCCGCCGCTACCATGAGCAGCAGCTCGATCTGTTCTGGCCGGAATATCTGCGTAAGCTGAATCCCGAGGTGTACCGCGTGAACCTCAGCGAGCAGGTATGGAACCGCAAGCAGCAGCTGATCGCCGAGCATATGCAGCTGGATAACGAATAG
- a CDS encoding cysteine hydrolase family protein, with protein MKALIVIDFTNDFIDGSLPVGQPGIDIAARVNELTEQFVKSGDYVVMAVDLHEEADPYHPETRLFPPHNLRDTPGRELYGGLKAVYEANRESIYWMDKTRYSAFCGTDLELKLRERGIRELHLTGVCTDICVLHTAVDAYNKGFDIIVHEDAVASFNPDGHTWALGHFRGSLGAQVVRADAE; from the coding sequence ATGAAGGCATTGATCGTGATAGATTTCACCAATGATTTTATTGACGGCAGTCTGCCGGTCGGACAGCCGGGAATTGATATTGCAGCCAGAGTGAACGAATTGACAGAGCAGTTTGTGAAGAGCGGGGATTATGTGGTTATGGCGGTAGACCTGCATGAGGAGGCTGATCCGTATCATCCCGAGACCAGACTGTTTCCGCCCCACAACCTGCGGGATACACCGGGACGGGAGCTGTACGGCGGTCTGAAGGCGGTCTATGAAGCGAACCGGGAGTCTATCTACTGGATGGACAAGACGCGTTACAGCGCCTTCTGCGGCACGGATCTGGAGCTGAAGCTGCGTGAGCGGGGCATCAGGGAGCTGCATCTGACCGGCGTCTGCACCGATATCTGTGTGCTGCACACAGCGGTGGATGCTTACAATAAGGGCTTTGATATCATCGTGCACGAGGATGCGGTGGCCAGCTTTAATCCGGACGGCCATACATGGGCGCTGGGGCACTTCCGGGGCAGCCTGGGTGCACAAGTGGTACGTGCCGATGCAGAATAA
- a CDS encoding NUDIX domain-containing protein produces MSENVEQTYNAKKYRTPDGVPADIVMFTLTKRERKTVTKTLPLRELKVMLIRRKKWPCAGMWALPGGFCQEDESIYDAATRELKEETGVDGGHLEYLGVYSTPGRDPRGWIISHAFFALVEEWMLEQRQASDDAGEVGLFTLQEALEELELAFDHHDIITDAYLRIQQQMLQTTIARQFLPRHFTLSELYQVIQTVVPEFKEPNFIRKITSTRSRQGILKEVRDEAGNLVSSNQYSQRPAQLYMFTDHEPLLSIYT; encoded by the coding sequence GTGAGCGAGAACGTGGAACAAACCTATAACGCCAAAAAATACCGCACTCCGGACGGCGTTCCGGCTGATATAGTAATGTTCACCTTGACGAAGCGGGAACGGAAGACGGTCACCAAGACGCTCCCCCTGCGTGAGCTCAAGGTGATGCTGATCCGGCGCAAGAAATGGCCGTGTGCCGGCATGTGGGCGCTTCCGGGCGGTTTCTGCCAGGAGGACGAGTCCATCTATGACGCGGCAACCCGTGAATTAAAGGAAGAGACCGGCGTTGACGGCGGTCATCTGGAATACCTCGGCGTATACAGCACCCCTGGACGGGATCCGCGCGGCTGGATTATCAGCCATGCTTTTTTTGCGCTGGTCGAAGAATGGATGCTGGAGCAGAGACAGGCCTCGGATGATGCCGGTGAGGTCGGGCTGTTCACACTGCAGGAGGCGCTTGAGGAGCTGGAGCTGGCCTTTGACCACCATGATATTATTACGGATGCTTACCTGCGGATTCAGCAGCAGATGCTGCAGACGACGATTGCCCGGCAGTTTTTGCCCCGGCATTTTACGCTGAGTGAGCTGTATCAGGTTATACAAACGGTAGTACCGGAATTCAAGGAGCCAAATTTTATCCGCAAAATCACGTCAACCCGCAGCCGGCAGGGTATATTAAAGGAAGTGCGTGACGAAGCCGGCAACCTGGTCAGCTCGAACCAGTACTCGCAGCGGCCTGCACAGCTCTACATGTTCACTGACCATGAGCCTTTATTGTCTATTTATACTTAA